The genome window TTCTGCTATCTCCCAGATGTATTACAGAAGTGTCCGGCGATTGGTTGTTGTTGTAGAAAACAAAGTATTTTTCGCTGGGGATTTTGCCAGTAGCCCCCAACATAAACACGGAAGCATCTAAGTCAAACGCTGCGCCGGTGTCTGTAGCGTTGAGATCCCATCCCAAACCAATTCCGGCATTTTTCAACCCCGGTGCTTCTTTAGAGAGATTGATTCTCCCGCCTTTTTCCAAATTGATAGACATTTGCTCTCCTGTTCGCAACATCTTTGATATTATTGTTAACAGTTATATCACAAATTTTAAATGTCAAGTATAAGATGTCTTCCCTTTAAACGATTGATTTAGGAGCGATCGCGCTCAGGCACATAGCGCTGTTATTTCACTCATTCATTTTGCAAATTTGCCAAAATCCGATCGACCGTTTCTTGAACCGTTAGATGGGTTGAATCCAGCCAATAACCGAGACGAGGAGTTTCGGTGCGGAGGATGCGATCGAATGCATAAACCATTGTTTCGTTGGCATATCCGGTCTTGGATCTTGCTGCATCTCGTGCCGCTACAACCTCTGCCTGGGGACACAGAACGATCGCTGACAACGGTACATCATGAAACGCGGCGACCACCTCACTGAGTGCCGAACCAATGATGATGTCTTGATAGACAACCGTAAAGCCAGCCTGGAGATATTGTCGCGCTG of Oscillatoria nigro-viridis PCC 7112 contains these proteins:
- a CDS encoding AAA family ATPase gives rise to the protein MNSNQQAANHQPQIIMITGNMAAGKSTAAQSLAERLPKSVHLRGDIFRRMIVNGQAEMALNLSAEAYQQLQLRYHLAAMAARQYLQAGFTVVYQDIIIGSALSEVVAAFHDVPLSAIVLCPQAEVVAARDAARSKTGYANETMVYAFDRILRTETPRLGYWLDSTHLTVQETVDRILANLQNE